The Procambarus clarkii isolate CNS0578487 chromosome 64, FALCON_Pclarkii_2.0, whole genome shotgun sequence genome includes a window with the following:
- the LOC123769017 gene encoding uncharacterized protein isoform X1, with protein sequence MVMAGQWKVGRRGSCTCRPLPPPLTEGAVMATVTSPPSLQQVCEAAAIAWLIQWSGTLGEVAAQAAFLETHVISSPSSDSLNQNLPEQCHKRKENTEKITTSCVSETNGRCCSKNSVLKYDTQTTDSNIVEDQVHSLTKVHIQNLGTIVMKFVSSSVPKVTKQCSEKVTKTENLNQVYYPSAIPQKLHKNTLKGNIKHCSTYLKSILPPLLIDQILTSAWRIVSEQMIIRCQEKLVARSNENYIFNYQLANWTRRAPVLLLIAANISNKKFPLNISDIAVENFDYILNFMHKYLPLEQVNKLTLPKMRFNLNAQVKTESFDVFKDILQKTSLVSLTLNSNVCDDKTLSLLSQLPLQELDITSCTAKEEDIIKGLCGLSLCTACDVFKAAACGNFWDNKLCPLRKSLCRLSISLRYIHSLVYHAILFIFPNLQYYNPHINIIQCVHSYARVFQYINNGNSIHNLPTLKLERINMGHATVNEISEMSQVCPAVEKISLIVELDCMETLSALTTCKQLTHIELAYYPPLSSSIPKINGREILPIIMYFKPQIQYLSLTGFNINGKVLHELSQLPVLKSLELHNSWISNPQTCPQKPFPHLENLSLQFLPPKCTMQLLTASSNLVNLSFDHIASDWEGNDLTDIHIKHLVTSGMISSVQSFSASSPFLTLASLKVLSFLPFLKSISHVARWGLTPEELRCLNHSSPPHVQCIP encoded by the coding sequence GTGCAGTGATGGCTACAGTAACCTCCCCACCATCACTGcaacaggtgtgtgaggcagctgcCATTGCCTGGCTCATTCAGTGGTCGGGCACCTTGGGTGAGGTTGCCGCTCAGGCGGCATTTCTAGAGACGCACGTGATCTCATCTCCCTCCTCAGACAGTCTTAATCAAAATCTACCTGAACAGTGTCACAAAAGGAAGGAAAATACAGAGAAAATTACCACGTCATGTGTAAGTGAaaccaatggaagatgctgcagcaAAAATTCTGTCTTGAAATATGATACTCAAACTACTGACTCTAATATTGTTGAAGATCAGGTTCATTCGCTAACAAAAGTGCACATACAGAACTTGGGCACTATAGTAATGAAATTTGTCAGTAGCAGTGTACCTAAAGTTACAAAACAGTGTAGTGAAAAAGTAACAAAGACTGAGAATTTGAACCAAGTATATTATCCAAGTGCCATTCCTCAAAAGCTCCACAAAAACACATTAAAAGGGAACATAAAACACTGCTCAACATACCTTAAATCAATCTTGCCACCTCTACTGATTGATCAAATATTGACCTCTGCCTGGAGAATTGTCTCAGAGCAAATGATCATTAGGTGCCAAGAAAAACTTGTTGCCCGAAGCAATGAAAATTACATCTTTAATTACCAACTAGCTAACTGGACCAGAAGAGCTCCTGTTTTGCTCTTAATTGCTGCAAATATTTCAAATAAGAAGTTCCCCTTAAATATATCAGATATAGCAGTAGAAAACTTTGACTATATACTGAATTTTATGCACAAATACCTACCCTTGGAACAAGTGAATAAATTAACTTTACCAAAAATGAGATTCAACCTTAATGCACAAGTTAAAACTGAAAGCTTTGATGTATTCAAAGATATTCTTCAAAAAACTTCATTAGTAAGTCTCACTTTAAACTCTAATGTATGTGATGATAAGACATTAAGCCTCCTCTCACAACTACCCCTCCAAGAACTGGATATTACAAGCTGTACAGCAAAAGAGGAAGACATTATTAAAGGGCTTTGTGGGTTATCACTGTGTACAGCTTGTGATGTGTTTAAGGCTGCTGCTTGTGGCAATTTCTGGGACAACAAATTGTGCCCTCTTAGAAAATCTTTGTGTAGACTTTCTATTTCTCTCCGTTATATACATAGCCTGGTGTACCATGCAATCCTGTTTATATTTCCCAACTTGCAATACTACAATCCACACATAAATATCATTCAGTGTGTTCACAGTTATGCAAGGGTTTTCCAATATATCAATAATGGCAACTCTATTCACAATCTACCTACTCTAAAACTAGAAAGAATAAACATGGGCCATGCCACTGTAAATGAAATCTCAGAAATGAGTCAAGTCTGCCCAGCTGTAGAGAAAATATCACTAATTGTTGAGCTCGACTGCATGGAGACCCTGAGTGCACTAACCACATGCAAACAATTAACCCATATTGAGCTTGCCTATTACCCACCATTATCTTCATCCATTCCAAAAATAAATGGAAGAGAAATCCTTCCTATCATCATGTACTTTAAACCACAAATACAATATCTAAGCCTCACTGGCTTTAACATAAATGGCAAAGTTCTACATGAACTCTCCCAGTTACCAGTATTAAAATCATTGGAACTGCACAACTCGTGGATATCAAACCCACAAACTTGCCCTCAAAAACCATTTCCTCATCTGGAAAATCTCTCTCTCCAGTTTCTTCCCCCCAAATGCACAATGCAACTTCTCACGGCAAGCTCAAATTTAGTCAATTTAAGCTTTGACCACATAGCTTCTGACTGGGAGGGAAATGACCTCACTGACATACATATAAAACACCTAGTGACTTCAGGAATGATCAGTTCTGTTCAGTCCTTTTCAGCATCATCTCCTTTCCTCACTCTTGCCtctctgaaagtgttgtcatttcTACCATTCTTGAAGAGCATTAGTCACGTTGCCCGCTGGGGTTTAACACCAGAAGAATTACGTTGTCTCAACCACTCTAGCCCACCTCATGTCCAATGCATACCTTAA
- the LOC123769017 gene encoding uncharacterized protein isoform X2, with the protein MATVTSPPSLQQVCEAAAIAWLIQWSGTLGEVAAQAAFLETHVISSPSSDSLNQNLPEQCHKRKENTEKITTSCVSETNGRCCSKNSVLKYDTQTTDSNIVEDQVHSLTKVHIQNLGTIVMKFVSSSVPKVTKQCSEKVTKTENLNQVYYPSAIPQKLHKNTLKGNIKHCSTYLKSILPPLLIDQILTSAWRIVSEQMIIRCQEKLVARSNENYIFNYQLANWTRRAPVLLLIAANISNKKFPLNISDIAVENFDYILNFMHKYLPLEQVNKLTLPKMRFNLNAQVKTESFDVFKDILQKTSLVSLTLNSNVCDDKTLSLLSQLPLQELDITSCTAKEEDIIKGLCGLSLCTACDVFKAAACGNFWDNKLCPLRKSLCRLSISLRYIHSLVYHAILFIFPNLQYYNPHINIIQCVHSYARVFQYINNGNSIHNLPTLKLERINMGHATVNEISEMSQVCPAVEKISLIVELDCMETLSALTTCKQLTHIELAYYPPLSSSIPKINGREILPIIMYFKPQIQYLSLTGFNINGKVLHELSQLPVLKSLELHNSWISNPQTCPQKPFPHLENLSLQFLPPKCTMQLLTASSNLVNLSFDHIASDWEGNDLTDIHIKHLVTSGMISSVQSFSASSPFLTLASLKVLSFLPFLKSISHVARWGLTPEELRCLNHSSPPHVQCIP; encoded by the coding sequence ATGGCTACAGTAACCTCCCCACCATCACTGcaacaggtgtgtgaggcagctgcCATTGCCTGGCTCATTCAGTGGTCGGGCACCTTGGGTGAGGTTGCCGCTCAGGCGGCATTTCTAGAGACGCACGTGATCTCATCTCCCTCCTCAGACAGTCTTAATCAAAATCTACCTGAACAGTGTCACAAAAGGAAGGAAAATACAGAGAAAATTACCACGTCATGTGTAAGTGAaaccaatggaagatgctgcagcaAAAATTCTGTCTTGAAATATGATACTCAAACTACTGACTCTAATATTGTTGAAGATCAGGTTCATTCGCTAACAAAAGTGCACATACAGAACTTGGGCACTATAGTAATGAAATTTGTCAGTAGCAGTGTACCTAAAGTTACAAAACAGTGTAGTGAAAAAGTAACAAAGACTGAGAATTTGAACCAAGTATATTATCCAAGTGCCATTCCTCAAAAGCTCCACAAAAACACATTAAAAGGGAACATAAAACACTGCTCAACATACCTTAAATCAATCTTGCCACCTCTACTGATTGATCAAATATTGACCTCTGCCTGGAGAATTGTCTCAGAGCAAATGATCATTAGGTGCCAAGAAAAACTTGTTGCCCGAAGCAATGAAAATTACATCTTTAATTACCAACTAGCTAACTGGACCAGAAGAGCTCCTGTTTTGCTCTTAATTGCTGCAAATATTTCAAATAAGAAGTTCCCCTTAAATATATCAGATATAGCAGTAGAAAACTTTGACTATATACTGAATTTTATGCACAAATACCTACCCTTGGAACAAGTGAATAAATTAACTTTACCAAAAATGAGATTCAACCTTAATGCACAAGTTAAAACTGAAAGCTTTGATGTATTCAAAGATATTCTTCAAAAAACTTCATTAGTAAGTCTCACTTTAAACTCTAATGTATGTGATGATAAGACATTAAGCCTCCTCTCACAACTACCCCTCCAAGAACTGGATATTACAAGCTGTACAGCAAAAGAGGAAGACATTATTAAAGGGCTTTGTGGGTTATCACTGTGTACAGCTTGTGATGTGTTTAAGGCTGCTGCTTGTGGCAATTTCTGGGACAACAAATTGTGCCCTCTTAGAAAATCTTTGTGTAGACTTTCTATTTCTCTCCGTTATATACATAGCCTGGTGTACCATGCAATCCTGTTTATATTTCCCAACTTGCAATACTACAATCCACACATAAATATCATTCAGTGTGTTCACAGTTATGCAAGGGTTTTCCAATATATCAATAATGGCAACTCTATTCACAATCTACCTACTCTAAAACTAGAAAGAATAAACATGGGCCATGCCACTGTAAATGAAATCTCAGAAATGAGTCAAGTCTGCCCAGCTGTAGAGAAAATATCACTAATTGTTGAGCTCGACTGCATGGAGACCCTGAGTGCACTAACCACATGCAAACAATTAACCCATATTGAGCTTGCCTATTACCCACCATTATCTTCATCCATTCCAAAAATAAATGGAAGAGAAATCCTTCCTATCATCATGTACTTTAAACCACAAATACAATATCTAAGCCTCACTGGCTTTAACATAAATGGCAAAGTTCTACATGAACTCTCCCAGTTACCAGTATTAAAATCATTGGAACTGCACAACTCGTGGATATCAAACCCACAAACTTGCCCTCAAAAACCATTTCCTCATCTGGAAAATCTCTCTCTCCAGTTTCTTCCCCCCAAATGCACAATGCAACTTCTCACGGCAAGCTCAAATTTAGTCAATTTAAGCTTTGACCACATAGCTTCTGACTGGGAGGGAAATGACCTCACTGACATACATATAAAACACCTAGTGACTTCAGGAATGATCAGTTCTGTTCAGTCCTTTTCAGCATCATCTCCTTTCCTCACTCTTGCCtctctgaaagtgttgtcatttcTACCATTCTTGAAGAGCATTAGTCACGTTGCCCGCTGGGGTTTAACACCAGAAGAATTACGTTGTCTCAACCACTCTAGCCCACCTCATGTCCAATGCATACCTTAA